A window of Ptychodera flava strain L36383 chromosome 1, AS_Pfla_20210202, whole genome shotgun sequence contains these coding sequences:
- the LOC139135740 gene encoding zinc finger C4H2 domain-containing protein-like, producing the protein MATHEDAVMLSRLETLKEVRSKMAQLETLKTELLDHFEDTEKEEDMLKEYKKEMDFLLQEKMAHVDELRLIHADINVMETTIKQAEADRNQSLENARRLHDEYLPLKQHIDGMRASVGLEKLPELYEDDIKLTPDYFEKQRQNYQVLSEERPTEPVMSPRLATAPAAQQMQVSGVSRQPAERQQQTGFRQQPPPMKACLSCHQQIHRNAPICPLCKAKSRSRNPKKPKRKQED; encoded by the coding sequence atggcgacccacgAAGACGCTGTGATGTTGTCTCGACTTGAAACCTTGAAAGAAGTGAGATCAAAAATGGCGCAGCTTGAAACATTGAAGACTGAGCTCTTGGACCATTTCGAGGACacagaaaaagaagaagatatGTTGAAAGAGTACAAAAAAGAGATGGATTTCTTGCTGCAAGAGAAAATGGCTCACGTAGACGAGCTTCGTCTTATCCACGCCGATATTAACGTGATGGAAACCACGATAAAACAAGCTGAAGCCGACAGAAACCAATCTTTGGAGAACGCCAGGCGACTTCACGACGAGTACTTACCGTTGAAGCAGCACATCGACGGTATGAGAGCTAGCGTTGGGCTCGAAAAATTGCCCGAGTTGTACGAAGACGACATCAAGCTCACGCCAGATTACTTCGAAAAACAACGGCAGAACTATCAAGTGTTGAGCGAGGAGCGACCGACAGAGCCCGTGATGTCCCCGCGATTGGCCACTGCCCCCGCTGCCCAGCAAATGCAGGTGTCCGGAGTTAGTCGACAGCCGGCGGAGAGGCAACAGCAAACAGGCTTCAGGCAGCAACCACCGCCGATGAAGGCATGTCTGTCGTGCCACCAGCAGATACACCGTAATGCTCCAATCTGCCCACTCTGTAAAGCCAAGTCCAGGTCCAGAAATCCTAAGAAACCGAAGAGAAAGCAagaagattaa